In one Nocardioides sp. NBC_00368 genomic region, the following are encoded:
- a CDS encoding ABC transporter substrate-binding protein has translation MSRVRPIAAALTSAVVLLGALTACGSAQSSAGEQGSAVSAERCEQNREAGTITYMSGYYWQASASIMEAIAADQLGYFDDLCLDVELQPGSGDVSQNAKLIAAGKVQVGPLSEQDIMTSNASGLKVLGVSSYSNAGLDVLMTGTSITDLKQLEGKTLGHKGWVPVGVQAMLAEAGVDMSKVKQVKVGYDPGVLPRGQVDALVGFVSNEPNQLKEAGEKVTVWEPTDFDVPGSLGAYSVNPAWAEKHPTAVEDVLRAVFKAYTYCAADEHVEECIGYQHDLAGAESDEKHETAIWRTEVEVAADNPLPGKFGSVDPANVAALAEVVTTYAGQKVTPEQAASWFDTSFAEAVVDDTDQVIWPAP, from the coding sequence ATGTCTCGCGTACGTCCGATCGCCGCTGCCCTCACGTCGGCGGTCGTCCTGCTGGGTGCGCTCACCGCCTGCGGCTCCGCGCAGAGCTCCGCCGGCGAGCAGGGGAGCGCGGTCTCGGCCGAGCGCTGCGAGCAGAACCGGGAGGCCGGGACGATCACCTACATGTCGGGCTACTACTGGCAGGCGTCGGCCTCGATCATGGAGGCCATCGCCGCAGATCAGCTGGGCTACTTCGACGATCTCTGCCTCGACGTCGAGCTCCAGCCGGGCTCGGGCGACGTCTCCCAGAACGCCAAGCTGATCGCCGCCGGGAAGGTGCAGGTCGGCCCGCTCTCCGAGCAGGACATCATGACCTCCAACGCGAGCGGCCTGAAGGTGCTCGGCGTCTCCTCCTACTCCAACGCCGGCCTCGACGTGCTGATGACCGGCACCTCGATCACGGATCTCAAGCAGCTCGAGGGCAAGACCCTCGGCCACAAGGGCTGGGTGCCGGTCGGGGTGCAGGCGATGCTCGCCGAGGCGGGCGTCGACATGTCCAAGGTGAAGCAGGTCAAGGTCGGCTACGACCCCGGCGTGCTGCCCCGTGGCCAGGTCGACGCGCTGGTCGGCTTCGTCTCCAACGAGCCCAACCAGCTGAAGGAGGCCGGCGAGAAGGTCACGGTCTGGGAGCCGACCGACTTCGACGTGCCGGGCTCCCTCGGTGCCTACTCCGTCAACCCCGCGTGGGCGGAGAAGCACCCCACCGCGGTCGAGGACGTCCTGCGCGCCGTCTTCAAGGCCTACACCTACTGCGCCGCCGACGAGCACGTCGAGGAGTGCATCGGTTACCAGCACGACCTGGCCGGCGCCGAGTCCGACGAGAAGCACGAGACGGCCATCTGGCGCACCGAGGTCGAGGTCGCTGCCGACAACCCGCTCCCTGGCAAGTTCGGCTCGGTCGACCCCGCCAACGTCGCCGCCCTGGCCGAGGTCGTGACGACGTACGCAGGGCAGAAGGTCACGCCCGAGCAGGCCGCCTCCTGGTTCGACACCTCCTTCGCCGAGGCCGTGGTCGATGACACCGACCAGGTGATCTGGCCCGCTCCGTGA
- a CDS encoding ABC transporter permease, translating into MDEVVAPATDTVTGTAATRRLRQRARMLRPAYWLPFVLLLVVLGFGWEVGARRMPYLFAPLGDIASVLTGDPGYFLSNTLVTLGEALVGLGIGFVAAFALAVVVSEIGVVRRAVMPLAVVLSVTPLVAIAPLLVVALGFGMGPKVVLTALVCFFPILINVATGLRAVPGPVLQVYRTVAASRLEVLRHLRVPASLPYVFASLRIVFPLSMIGAVVAELSAAGSADGLGSVIQVASSQNRLATVWAAIFVLAALGSLLFWLVTLAERRVLHWHQS; encoded by the coding sequence ATGGACGAGGTGGTCGCTCCGGCCACCGATACGGTCACCGGGACAGCCGCCACGCGACGGCTCCGTCAGCGCGCCAGGATGCTCCGGCCGGCGTACTGGCTTCCGTTCGTCCTCCTCCTCGTGGTGCTCGGGTTCGGCTGGGAGGTGGGGGCGCGACGGATGCCCTACCTGTTCGCGCCGCTGGGCGACATCGCGAGCGTGCTGACCGGCGACCCGGGCTACTTCCTGTCCAACACGCTGGTCACGCTCGGCGAGGCGCTGGTGGGGCTCGGGATCGGGTTCGTGGCCGCCTTCGCGCTCGCCGTGGTGGTGAGCGAGATCGGCGTGGTGCGGCGCGCGGTGATGCCGCTGGCCGTGGTGCTCTCGGTGACGCCGCTGGTGGCGATCGCGCCGTTGCTCGTGGTGGCGCTCGGCTTCGGGATGGGGCCGAAGGTCGTCCTGACCGCGCTGGTCTGCTTCTTCCCGATCCTGATCAACGTGGCGACCGGCCTGCGTGCGGTGCCTGGTCCCGTGCTGCAGGTCTACCGCACCGTGGCCGCGAGCCGGCTGGAGGTGCTGCGGCACCTGCGGGTGCCGGCCTCGCTGCCCTACGTCTTCGCGTCGCTGCGGATCGTCTTCCCGCTGTCGATGATCGGTGCCGTCGTGGCGGAGCTCTCCGCCGCGGGCTCGGCCGACGGGCTCGGCAGCGTGATACAGGTGGCCAGCTCGCAGAACAGACTGGCTACGGTGTGGGCAGCGATCTTCGTCCTCGCGGCGCTCGGCTCGCTGCTGTTCTGGCTCGTGACGCTCGCCGAGCGGCGAGTGCTCCACTGGCACCAGTCCTGA
- a CDS encoding ABC transporter ATP-binding protein codes for MGRATIEMHGVRRLYEQADLSELVALDDIELTIEPGTFVSIIGPSGCGKSTLLRLISGQEKPDAGRITVCGLTPKEAAEAKAFGFVPQSPALLPWLSVLGNVTLPHKVNRRGVKRRSDRVRPDLEAMLREVGLGESLHKLPAELSGGMKQRTAIVRAFGLRPDVLLLDEPFGALDEFTREALQEQLLELWEQTRATVVFVTHSISEAVRLSDKVVVMAPRPGRITDVIDIELPRPRHQEIITSPEFHAYELALRESLRDAFSHSGVTR; via the coding sequence GTGGGCAGAGCGACGATCGAGATGCACGGGGTCCGTCGTCTCTATGAGCAGGCCGACCTCTCCGAGCTGGTCGCCCTCGACGACATCGAGCTGACCATCGAGCCCGGCACGTTCGTGAGCATCATCGGGCCCTCGGGATGCGGCAAGTCGACCCTGTTGCGGCTGATCAGCGGGCAGGAGAAGCCGGACGCGGGCAGGATCACCGTGTGCGGCCTCACCCCGAAGGAGGCCGCCGAGGCGAAGGCCTTCGGGTTCGTGCCGCAGTCACCCGCGCTGCTGCCCTGGCTGAGCGTGCTCGGCAACGTGACACTGCCTCACAAGGTCAATCGGCGCGGGGTCAAGCGACGTAGCGACCGCGTCCGCCCCGACCTGGAGGCGATGCTGCGCGAGGTCGGCCTGGGGGAGTCGCTCCACAAGCTCCCCGCCGAGCTCTCCGGGGGCATGAAGCAGAGGACCGCGATCGTACGCGCCTTCGGGCTGCGCCCCGACGTACTCCTGCTCGACGAGCCGTTCGGTGCGCTCGACGAGTTCACCCGGGAGGCGCTGCAGGAGCAGCTGCTGGAGCTGTGGGAGCAGACCCGCGCGACGGTCGTCTTCGTCACCCACTCGATCTCCGAGGCGGTCAGGCTCTCGGACAAGGTCGTGGTGATGGCCCCACGCCCGGGCCGGATCACCGACGTCATCGACATCGAACTGCCCCGCCCGCGCCACCAGGAGATCATCACCTCGCCGGAGTTCCACGCCTACGAGCTCGCGCTTCGGGAGAGCCTGCGGGACGCGTTCAGCCACAGCGGGGTCACCCGGTGA
- a CDS encoding exodeoxyribonuclease III: MRIATWNINSIRSRIDRVEAFVERHSIDVLALQETKAKPDQIPTMGLEARGYEVASVGYDQWNGVALISRVGLSDIQIGFEGMPSFKDVAEARALTATCGGIRVTSVYVPNGRKPDDPHYAYKLEWLAALQKAATAWHDGPSAMVGDWNVCPFDEDCFDPKQFVGKTHLTPAERDAFFAIEKDFKDVVRPFVPGPEAYTYFDYYRQRFERNRGLRIDFVLGSPSFASRVTGAFVDLDERNPAIGTGSPSDHAPVIVDLAG, translated from the coding sequence GTGCGTATCGCCACCTGGAACATCAACTCCATCCGCTCCCGCATCGACCGCGTCGAGGCTTTCGTCGAACGACACTCGATCGACGTGCTGGCGCTGCAGGAGACCAAGGCCAAGCCCGACCAGATCCCGACGATGGGCCTGGAGGCCCGCGGCTACGAGGTCGCCTCGGTGGGCTACGACCAGTGGAACGGCGTCGCGCTGATCTCTCGCGTCGGGCTGTCCGACATCCAGATCGGGTTCGAGGGGATGCCGTCGTTCAAGGACGTCGCGGAGGCGCGGGCGCTCACCGCGACCTGCGGCGGCATACGCGTCACCTCGGTCTACGTCCCCAACGGCCGCAAGCCCGACGACCCGCACTACGCCTACAAGCTGGAGTGGCTCGCCGCCCTGCAGAAGGCCGCGACCGCCTGGCACGACGGCCCCTCGGCCATGGTCGGCGACTGGAACGTCTGCCCCTTCGACGAGGACTGCTTCGACCCCAAGCAGTTCGTCGGCAAGACCCACCTCACCCCCGCCGAGCGCGACGCCTTCTTCGCCATCGAGAAGGACTTCAAGGACGTCGTGCGCCCCTTCGTGCCCGGCCCGGAGGCCTACACCTACTTCGACTACTACCGGCAGCGCTTCGAGCGCAACCGCGGCCTGCGCATCGACTTCGTCCTCGGCTCGCCGTCGTTCGCGTCGCGCGTCACCGGCGCCTTCGTGGACCTCGACGAGCGCAATCCCGCCATCGGCACCGGATCCCCCTCCGACCACGCTCCGGTGATCGTCGACCTCGCCGGCTGA
- a CDS encoding LysR family transcriptional regulator — MHIGHIQALLTAVEVGSYVRAAPLLFLSTGSAVSKQVRKLEVNVGVELVARKDGRVQLTQAGEEALPHLMSIAAGIHAIQAIRTRRTESVTSSVPI; from the coding sequence GTGCACATCGGCCATATCCAGGCATTACTCACGGCTGTCGAAGTCGGCTCGTACGTCCGCGCCGCTCCGCTCCTCTTCCTCTCGACCGGCAGCGCCGTGAGCAAGCAGGTCCGGAAACTGGAAGTAAACGTGGGTGTCGAGTTGGTGGCACGGAAGGATGGCCGAGTCCAACTGACCCAAGCGGGCGAAGAAGCTCTCCCCCACCTGATGTCTATTGCGGCTGGCATTCATGCGATCCAGGCGATTCGCACGCGGCGCACCGAATCGGTGACATCGAGCGTTCCGATTTGA
- a CDS encoding TfoX/Sxy family protein, whose amino-acid sequence MAYNAELAERVRDLMPADATEVKMFGGLAFMVNGNMACAVGADDLLVRTGKSAYEAAIEAGAEPMVMGARTMSGYVNVAADLLRGDALADWVTRGVATAESLPPKRAK is encoded by the coding sequence ATGGCCTACAACGCCGAGCTTGCTGAACGTGTCCGCGACCTGATGCCCGCCGACGCCACCGAGGTGAAGATGTTCGGTGGGCTGGCGTTCATGGTGAACGGAAACATGGCGTGCGCGGTGGGCGCCGACGACCTGCTCGTACGCACTGGCAAGTCGGCCTACGAGGCCGCGATCGAGGCCGGCGCCGAGCCGATGGTCATGGGCGCCCGGACGATGTCCGGCTACGTCAACGTCGCCGCCGACCTGCTGCGCGGCGACGCGCTCGCCGACTGGGTCACGCGCGGCGTGGCCACGGCCGAGTCGCTGCCGCCGAAACGCGCGAAGTAA